From Nilaparvata lugens isolate BPH chromosome 7, ASM1435652v1, whole genome shotgun sequence, one genomic window encodes:
- the LOC120352164 gene encoding uncharacterized protein LOC120352164: protein MKFGTWNVTSIAGKECEVVEEMEKYGLKLMGISETKKKGCGEMALDKGYTFLYSGVEMKARAKEGVGIILSDECQRKMVSWTAVNSRIISADLEFAERVSLIQIYAPTDDSAELEKETFYSALQETVDKARQYAKHIIIMGDWNARVGNDITIGHGCLGKHGAESVMNGSGKRMLEFCVDNDLLVGNSFFPHKSIHKITFESPNRGVKSAIDYFVYSRHFRYAVTDVRVYRSAELSTEHKLLIMDTQIRPPKKYKSVKYEKIKIMELKKAENRREYQRLITEELLRKEEEIDGSSEENIEKRWCLLKKSLLRVAEEVCGKTVVGEHVKRTKWWNDLVKEKVRLKKEAWKKFLRTKNADDWTEYVQRRRESKQEVRKAKLESWEEFGREIEENSQAMSNKFWHTVRALRGKYGKRVRSVIDEEGRMKSELKDVLQVWRNYYEKAFQEEVRPIDGANEEDQVEEQMQISFQEVQNAIECMKLGKAAGYDGITPELIKYGGERVANWIWKLCKDVWQYAKIPSEWEKNVIVPIHKKGSSVQCENYRAICLSSVVLKIYSRILERRLRVEVEEGLEEEQAAFRRDRQTSDHIFTIRQVMDKRLSRAGDTYLAFLDLKAAFDTVPREYLWSALREAGASYEIMKRIKSLYKNVTGVVRIGGAVSGEFKMDKGVKQGDSLSPLLFIVLMDQILKICKRRTSRSKVGNHQLRPVYVQALIYADDIALISTNKRDLQNSVTEWCSAIRDKGMIVNTDKSKVMVISKMQGNAEMEIKWNGKSMERVNNFEYLGTVISTDGKVDEEINNRVRKANQVYYQISRTLLGKREISQGTKMKIYQAVFKPILMYGTECLTLLDKHKSRITSSEMRYLRKVVGKTRRDRVRNGVIRDTLKEEELIISVQRKALGWYGHVTRMREERKARMVMEARPEGRRGRGRPRMEWSEYVASIAAGKGKTMTDVRRMAQDRVQYKKWLEAPDA from the coding sequence atgaaatttggaacatggaaCGTTACGTCTATTGCTGGAAAGGAGTGTGAGGTGGTCGAGGAGATGGAGAAATATGGATTGAAATTGATGGGCATTAGTGAAACCAAAAAGAAAGGATGTGGTGAGATGGCTTTAGATAAGGGATACACATTTCTATATTCAGGGGTGGAAATGAAAGCTAGAGCAAAGGAAGGAGTGGGCATTATACTAAGTGATGAGTGCCAAAGAAAAATGGTGAGCTGGACGGCAGTAAACTCTAGAATTATTTCTGCAGATTTAGAGTTTGCTGAAAGGGTGTCACTAATACAAATATATGCTCCCACAGATGACTCGGCTGAACTAGAGAAAGAGACATTTTACTCAGCCTTACAGGAAACAGTTGATAAGGCCCGACAGTATGCAAAGCACATAATAATCATGGGTGACTGGAATGCGAGGGTAGGCAATGATATCACAATAGGACATGGATGCCTAGGAAAGCATGGAGCAGAGTCGGTAATGAATGGTAGTGGCAAGAGAATGCTGGAGTTCTGTGTGGATAACGATCTGTTAGTTGGAAATTCCTTCTTCCCCCATAAAAGTATCCATAAAATCACATTCGAATCACCCAACAGAGGAGTCAAAAGTGCAATTGACTATTTTGTATACTCAAGGCACTTCAGATATGCGGTAACGGATGTGAGGGTGTACAGGAGTGCGGAGCTCAGTACAGAGCACAAACTATTGATTATGGACACACAAATTAGACCTCCAAAGAAGTATAAATCTGTCAagtatgagaaaataaagataatggAATTGAAGAAGGCAGAGAACAGAAGAGAATATCAAAGGCTGATAACTGAGGAGCTCTTGAGGAAGGAGGAAGAAATTGATGGAAGCTCAGAAGAGAATATTGAGAAGAGATGGTGCCTACTGAAGAAGTCGCTGTTGAGAGTTGCAGAGGAAGTGTGTGGAAAGACAGTAGTGGGAGAGCATGTAAAAAGAACCAAGTGGTGGAACGATTTGGTGAAAGAGAAGGTTCGACTGAAGAAGGAGGCATGGAAAAAGTTTCTCAGAACTAAAAATGCAGATGATTGGACTGAATATGTACAAAGACGAAGAGAATCCAAACAAGAAGTAAGAAAGGCTAAGTTGGAGTCATGGGAGGAGTTTGGAAGGGAAATTGAGGAAAACAGTCAAGCAATGAGTAATAAATTTTGGCACACAGTTCGAGCCCTACGAGGAAAGTATGGAAAGCGTGTGAGAAGTGTGATTGATGAGGAGGGAAGGATGAAATCAGAACTGAAAGATGTATTGCAGGTGTGGAGAAATTACTATGAAAAGGCATTTCAGGAGGAGGTAAGACCTATTGATGGTGCTAATGAAGAAGATCAAGTAGAAGAGCAAATGCAGATATCCTTTCAAGAAGTTCAAAATGCCATAGAGTGCATGAAATTGGGAAAAGCAGCTGGATATGATGGTATAACACCCGAACTCATTAAATATGGAGGGGAAAGAGTAGCTAACTGGATATGGAAGTTGTGTAAAGATGTCTGGCAGTATGCCAAAATTCCATCAGAATGGGAGAAAAATGTGATTGTTCCCATACATAAAAAAGGTAGTTCAGTTCAATGTGAGAACTACAGAGCCATATGCTTATCATCAGTAGTATTGAAGATCTATTCCCGGATACTAGAAAGACGACTTAGAGTAGAGGTGGAGGAGGGACTGGAGGAGGAACAGGCGGCGTTTAGAAGAGATCGTCAGACCAGTGATCATATATTTACTATCAGACAAGTCATGGACAAAAGACTGAGCCGCGCTGGTGACACCTACTTGGCCTTCCTGGATTTGAAAgcagcatttgatactgttccTAGAGAGTACCTGTGGTCAGCCTTGAGGGAGGCGGGGGCATcttatgaaataatgaaaaggaTCAAGAGCCTGTACAAGAATGTAACCGGAGTTGTGAGAATAGGAGGTGCTGTGTCCGGAGAGTTTAAAATGGATAAAGGCGTCAAGCAGGGAGACAGCCTCAGCCCTCTGTTATTCATAGTGCTGATGGaccaaatattgaaaatatgtaAAAGAAGAACAAGTAGAAGTAAAGTCGGAAATCATCAGCTCCGTCCTGTGTATGTTCAAGCACTTATCTATGCGGATGACATTGCATTGATATCAACAAACAAAAGAGACCTTCAGAATTCTGTCACGGAATGGTGTAGTGCAATAAGAGACAAGGGAATGATAGTAAATACAGATAAGAGTAAGGTAATGGTGATATCTAAGATGCAGGGAAATGCAGAAATGGAAATAAAGTGGAATGGAAAATCTATGGAAAGAgtgaataactttgaatatttgggAACGGTCATCTCCACAGATGGAAAGGTTGATGAAGAAATCAataatagggtaaggaaagcTAACCAGGTATACTACCAAATAAGCAGGACACTACTTGGGAAAAGAGAGATAAGCCAgggaacaaaaatgaaaatctatcaagCAGTTTTTAAGCCCATCCTAATGTATGGAACAGAATGCCTGACACTCCTAGATAAACATAAAAGTAGAATTACCTCCTCAGAAATGAGATATTTAAGAAAAGTCGTTGGAAAGACAaggagagacagagtgagaaatGGAGTGATCAGAGATACTCTAAAGGAGGAAGAGCTGATCATTTCTGTCCAAcgaaaagctttaggttggtATGGACATGTCACACGAATGAGGGAGGAAAGAAAAGCAAGGATGGTAATGGAAGCAAGACCGGAGGGACGTCGAGGCAGGGGACGACCACGGATGGAATGGAGCGAGTATGTGGCGAGTATCGCGGCTGGAAAGGGAAAGACAATGACGGACGTTAGGAGGATGGCCCAGGATAGAGTGCAATATAAGAAATGGCTGGAGGCACCCGACGCTTAG